In the genome of Amphiura filiformis chromosome 11, Afil_fr2py, whole genome shotgun sequence, the window gtgcaagtgattttgacagtatTACTTCAATATCGAAATTCGTCAAGTCAGCTTTTGATTCACGTGCGAACAGGGACTTATAGATAATAACGAAGTTCCCCTTTGGGCTTACAACAGCGACCCCTGTTATATTTTCATTCCAGGGCTCAATGCACCGTGGATCTGAGCGTCACTATTAgtattgtctattattattaagactatcatttatatttcttttataattgtaaatatttgtacttgtaacttgtAAGTTTAAGATTACAActtcaattgtaaatatttgtatttgtaacttcaatattgggctattccagaaaatagatgcacaccccctatagaggagttcggatatccggactttttgtccagtcgtgactgttggaaatccagacttttaaagtgcccaaaggcaaaaaaatccggcagaaaaatagttcaaaatcagaaatcctcaatttgagagctaattttcaacatttccgtgatttttccttcatttgattggatttccaagctttttccagtaacattggcaactggaattccagtcgttttcagaaagcagacttggaaatccggacatttctttgattgaaaatttactcctctatagggggtgtgcacctattttctggaatagcccattaactataccagtttgtttggtgaatgttagtaaaatagtgattaattataattattggaaTTTGGAAGTTAATTAACTTTTAGATATAAAATCTACAGAAATAACACCATACAAAATCGCTTGTTTGTCAGTGTGTTTCAATAGGCCCTATCTAACAATAATATCGTCTCTGACGCCATATGGCGATATAATAAAGAGCCTACTCGTGGCTGTATGAAGCAATAAAATTTTATTGGCAATAATTCGCTTTCTGACTTTAAAAtccttcatatcaatttgtaagcgctctttattaaaagtcatagttcattgaatttacaagcgtatgacaaaacaggcgaaaatggtAACATTTTGCACAAGATATGCAATTCACtgaatttaaagagaattgtatatggacaatatgagtgtgctttttcatttaatgacgtgaaatttgaaaaatattgtaaggaacacttgaggttttgacttttaaaatctacattttggtcaaaaactgtgcttggataggtagttttcaacagattttccacatttgccttgctataacattgaatattGTGTTGTCTGTTGACCtcgtgacgaaaagtgttttagggggaagtgttagctttcgtttgatatttaaaaaatctgattggatgaagggaacacttgaggtttcaacaaaaaccaatcaaagaggcccatttttagctagaagcttcacagcccctacattgctatgcactcaaccgtgtagtgtaatcaaagactgtggtggagacattcactgcttgttgttctctgcttggaaactctcgggacgaaaatgtgtgctcatgtgtatcgaggtggaaactgagCGCATGATGGTttgtaagagaatcgtttttgtatagaaacctttccatatgttttaGCTCTCATTAGGCTCGTAAGGgaaataaaaagtctgcatacgggTATGACCGTATACagaaaattaataatttttcataaaatttatattatatcgcgaatttcaaaaaatctaaattatttgatatcagaaggatatacctcgaattcaaaatgtaattcgacatgtctgatgtgctctcaggttccacaaaaaatactgtgcaaacgttgctatccgattccttaactgCTGCGTGTATTAAACTTACTAGGTTATCGTCTACTTTTATGCATTTATTGTCAAATTAGGCCTATTTCCGAAAAATTTCTGTCGGGCGTGTAACTTTTTAGAGTTACACGCCCAACTGGCTAGTGCCAAAAAAGTTAAGATCGAGCCCTGCTTATTTTGACTGTTGtagtattgttacgagtcgtacttgactcaaggccaaaatcaccttttacccgaactcacacgaatgtacaacacaaatacactgtttgattaagctaacaaaatctaagtctttaattgaaaacaaagtatgattggtacatataacaacaattgcatataataaaatcacacaatcacagttttattctatcagtatacttaaccagcggttttcttgttggtgatcctagagttcttccAATGTTGGCATATCATTGaaataacaaagaaataaaagAGCCCTAAGATACTGCCCTGAGGCACCCCACATGTTATGGTAAGGGGATCAAACTCAACCCTATTGATGTTAACAATATGAAAGATAAGAATGGAACCAAGGCGTTGAttttacaaacaaacaagttaTTGCACAGAATTTGGTGGTCTACACTATCGATCGCCTTCAGGGTGTCCAATAAGACATCCCTGTGTAGAAACCGGAGGCTGTTTGTTTTCTAATATGATCTTGCAACTGAATGAGGTATGTGTCAGTTGAGTAAGATCCCCTAAAACCAGACTGAAATTGATAAAGAAGCTTTATTTCAACCAAGTAATTGTTCAATTGAGTAAAAACTGCTTTCTCTAAAATCTTTGAAACAACAGAAAGAATACTCACTGGCCTGTAATTGCCGGCATCAAGCCCGCCTTTCTTTTTGTAAATTGGAATAACTTTTGCAAGTTTCATTTCATTTGGAAAAATGCCAGATCTCAAGGAAAAATTAACTAtactagttcacccgtagctGTGAGAGTACCTGATGGCAATTctgtttgacccctgatgacccttttaactttttgacatgttcctgtCACATTGAGGATTCTTTTCACcacttttaagcccaattggaCATACTGTAATGTTTGACCacatatgacctttgacttcgagtgacctcggtttgagtTTATTCAAGTGCTCcagtgatatggagaattactttcaccaagtttaagccaaatagggcgaagtttaaaatttagcccctggatgatctttgaccttggatgaactCGATTGTATTTTTTACGTGTTAcgctcatacaaaggattccacccaccaaatttaagCTTAATcgtacaaagtttgaaatttgaaccctccgtattgacctttgacctcggttgaccatTATTTAATTTCGCgcatacattcccctcgtatcaaggattccaccaaccaagtttgggcccgatcgggcaaagtttaaatttagcccctcagtgacctttgacctcggttgacctcgattttgcttcgcgcatatattcccctcgtatcaaagATTCCACCCACCAACTTTAAGCCCGATCGGACAACGTTTGAAATTCAAAAAGAATTTGTAgcaatgaattctgggtagacattgcGGTGTTTACTGATCACAGATGTTGTGAAATTTTCTGACAGCTTGGACAGGTGGACTTCTTTTTATGCAGTTAGCTTATGTAATTGACTGCTTCATGCTATCCTTTTGAGGGAATCATTTACATtttcccccctagatgacctttgacctcgaggggccctttgaaaaccacccggtcaacaggCTTTTCCCgacacctatccatatccgaaatatcggatacGCATAGCCAgccggacacacagacagacacccagacttcgctggttatttaGTATAGTAGATAAGTGATGTAACCTTGAATTACCTCCGCCTCCGGTACTTTGACTTATGTCCAGACTTTGAATCGCattcgtaatactagcacgatACTCTAGCCTTCTTGAACATTACTAAATATTACTGAATTGATAATAAGAACATAAATAATGTAAAAGCTGAATTTGGTGTACTTAGCCATTTTATTTTTTCCAGTGAAATGCTGGTGGTTGTGAACAAGAATTTGTAAGTAATAAAAAGCGTTTGCATCAATTTAGATCATTCAAAAACTGCAATTTTTTATTACGTTTTGGAGCTTTTTATTACGTTTTTATGATCATCGCTATCTATTGCAATAAAAGCTGATTTCTAACTTTACGATCTTTTAATAACGTGgacttcaatttttattaatACTATTCTACAGGAAGTCACGTATCGCAATATGTCAATAGATATATCAGGAAAGTCTTTCCtggatatatggtcgaatccaaccaaaagtgtccacgggtcaaaaataaaagtccaaaataaaaatgtctccacaattttttccttttgcccattgattgaaggcatgttggccttataggaaccaaaagtgccattactaatcttgaaaaataaatccaggacgtgtgatagtaaatgtgacatcataacCCAAAGTTAcgtacgaataccactaggatgctttcactatcgcaatacgaatcaacctaaaacaaatgggatattcccattaatgctttttcatgtaaagtagaccacagggtgtcaggaaaatgctagctcaaccagaaaatatttgttttcatttttataacgcgatcaatatgatcttattcaatttatgctagtttattttcgaaaatgaagtttaggtcagtttctgtattttatttatcaaatgagtatgaatcaatttacatattgtataagaaagagtgggatatctgttttcaggaatattaggaactatacgcatacacctaacgctttataaaatgatagctGAAGAAACCCggatattcgtaggtaacatgatcgatttaaccatatctatattgagtttagaggttcagattttgttattatgttaatgaatgaaTACAATGGTAGTATTTAGAtctgtttcagatggtacgtccaaatgaataaatgttattaccttagatcaaatttgttgatgcttttagcaagattttgaacacttcattttgatatacaagtagttaaacagcaaatttacataataaataattgttgaatgaatccgtatatgggtaataatattgtccgggggtaccgcttaaaggttttgacaattaatttccattggtagggacacttcattacacatgtgatgtattatgctgtattcgtaagtaacatttcagtatttgtaggtaagaattagacttttggtggatatcgcaatcaaatcttcattttataaagcactttgaatgtattattttctttatgtgcgtttattgatactagagACCCTGTCATGTAttgataatgtcggttcacagcggttgaatgaatgaggattgaagtaagaaacaaagaaactaaagtgactttaatttgcttaattgcacacaaatcgcttaaaaccgttattacagacttgtgaagtccatcttggagtcagttacgtcttgtggcctttcgtttgagggcaactacaatttgCTTTATACCAGGGTTCAttactgtgttgtctagatcatgaaacAATGAGatcagtcgtttttgtccatggtattcgtaggtaaccttagcgaaaacgtcaaaagttaccttcgaataaatcaatttggacacaaattactcacaaaccagaaggtcggtaaacgtttaaaatgaagcacacatgccagctgacaaatccaagtatttatccccttctaattttcatcgaatctgatttttctttcaaatgagcagaccggcgtctatttcagtacatattttcaacaattaagccgtattcagttttgcatggcagCCATGTAtatatgtgaattcgcaactttcattgacatataatttgatagcgaacgtacaggccttctttatgtaccaatatgggcattggcatgaatggcggtgttttaCAGtagggtcatgatgtcaaattgtatttgtaggcaacattcggctaccgaaatctacctacgaatacttacttattttgttaatatctcagaaattgttaaatacaggctattgaaacttggtagtattTACTGGCCGACTCTGAAATTAACCTCCAAACTCTAGTCGACAAAGTACACAATGAAAGCATGAAGTTTGGTCTGACCATAAACATCGCTAAAACCGAAGTCCAGGTGATTGGTAGAGAAACAGCAAAAGCCACCATATCCATTGGAAATTCCATCCTTGAGCAGGTGGAATCATTCATCTATCTAGGTGGAgtgatcactgaaaaggcaagcagcGAGAAGGACATCAAAAGGAGAATTGGCTTGGCCATGGGCATCATGCAAAAACTCAACCCCATCTGGAAATCCAAAGACATATCCACCataacaaaattggaattgtacaaagtacTGGTGCTTTCTATAGCAACCTATTCCTCTGAAGCCTGGACAATCAAAAAACGTGATGAGCAGCGACTTCTGGTATTTAAAATGGCTTGTCTCAGACAAATCCTGGGTGTTACTAGAAGGGACAGGATTAGGAACACCTCAATCAGAGACACCCTTGATTACCAGTGCACTGTAATGAACAAGATCCGTGCAAAACAGCTGTCCTACTAtggccatgtgaaaagaatgCCTCCATCCAGATATCCAAAAATCGTATTAGAAGGAAGAATCCCAGGAAACGACCTAAAGGAAGACCCCAATGCGCTGGATGgacaacatcaaagcaaactgcagTGCAGTGGGAATCCAATCCGTAGTAGAAGCCGGTCGGATGGCAAACAACAGAGCCGAGTGGCGAAGCATAGTGGCTAGGCAGCTATCTCCAGGACCTACCTGTGTCATGGGAGGAAAGCTTTAAGTGAAGTTAAGTAAGTGAAgtattaaagagtgtattaccctgcacctattacttaaatataatttactattctctcagtttgtggaaatgacagagcttttaacatgtattcggaggtaatgcatattttttaccaaacctacctttgtgccatttagaatttctggcagctaaacacaataataaagaagtctgaatgcaatgcatttcagtattggacatatcaaagcttgtatcaatcgcgcatttattagtgatttccattttttaaagatatatctagtgctatgaaaaattgtattcgtaggtaatgtaaaaaaataccactcaaaaaattatcacaaacaattcataattatgtacaaatatgtgaaaaattgaacaggcaatctttgaatacacacctttcaggaaatcaatttagattcaatccaatgactgcttttcataactgatgtagatgtttttaaaaataccttaagaaatattttgaaaaatgggtcaaaatagcatgtttttgggtctctgtgtctaagttttttacagaagggggtcttattatatatggcgcaaagcgtatgatcaaggcatttaaacacaatacaaaaactaaAGCCAATTGTgtaataatcctaaccctaaccgcctaagggcttttggcgacgggaagggaaagaaggaaggaataaagagagaaaagaaggaaagaagttgtttgctctgggtgggattcgaacccgagacccctcgcatgccaggcactgggtcggcgacactttgctaCTGGTCTTGGGaatcgctggccagcgaaaccgtgcctatatatcacttagggcgattgcgtcatcacaccacgtgggatgcatgcacgaacagcgcatatatcaagtagtattttgtagtataccgtcctgttatggccctgaacatgccgtgaacacttttcgttggattcgatcATATGCATACGTTGTTTTTGAAAACCTGTAACACAAGTTACAAACTCGATACAATGAAtatgtggtgcgatcaagcaaaatcagtcggagctcggaaataattattaaattttcaatttcttataggatagtaaaaatcatttattttagagagctggattttgcagaaaaccccattgaaattgaacaaccagttcgaAAGATATCAGCAATTAAAGAAATTTctaaacaagaggaaacaaaaagaaatacaggtagtttggctatatctcataaTCAATCAGCGccacgagcaggaaaatttgcatattaaagcgtttccgtactgttttcctaagccttttcagagcgttttatttaaaaggtgccccatgaatgtgtgccaaaaatcgcttgcccccccccctctcggatggccaaaaattgcttcccccaccCCTGTCgactcgccaaaatttcttgcccccctcccaattttaccctcccccagggctcataattattgcaccgccccTAAGACATTTTGATATACAGTAAAAACTAGTCAATATTTTcccttgttttaaagtttggaacacagactgattagttatgcatcaagtgagatGGTTTTTGTTGCTTCCTTTTATCATATACACTGAGAAATATAGCAATTTATGACATTTTCGGCCACACATAAGTGGAAAATGCTAGACATTGTTAGTCCAGCCGAACTTCGGCTGGACTCTTGTATTTCAGCCGTTTCTTGTATTAGACTGGACATATGTGTaaaaaggatatgatagtcgttagcttgcgtattgagaaagattgagaaaaaaactgacaaaaattctgattttatatgtgccgaactatagcgcagcgtatagctgcactcactcgtggaggcatTCTAAAAGCaaatgacctcatggcgtatacatctacatctacataaatactcaacaaagttgcatgaaagcaatatctagtTGAGGTGATCAAAGGCGCCAGTTGAATTCAACATGGCTATACAAAACTGAAGGAAAAAAACCTTGAAATTAGATATTATTAATACAACTCTTGAAGCAGTCAACTGATTTGGCAATATACACGGAAGGAGGTAGGGCGTTCCATTCTATGATTGTCCGGGGGAAGAAACTATATTTGTAGGTGTTTATGTGAGGTGTCATAACTCTAAACCTTTGGGGATGGTATTGACGAGTTTTAACTGTCTGTGCTTGAACATATTCAGGAATGGGTATTgcaatttcaccattttgaattttatacattgtTGTTAATCTATGTTGTCTTCTTCGCTGCTCAAGGGAAGGTCACTCCAGATTTTGAAGGATACTAGTGACCGTGCCTTCTGTTCTCCGGTAATTGTTGGATACAAACCGAGCTGCCCTGCGCTGTATtgcatgctcactcacacacagagaggtcagttaccaggctattgtcagtagccttatagtcggatgtccctcggctcattatgcgtctcaaaactattaaacaggtcggaacaaaaatggccatgcgtggctgtggattcaacctaccatgacgatttctgccatgaagatatcggggcgatgaaaTCTACACGGGGGCCCGTATGCAATGCAGGGCCATTCCAATTAATGATTTGAAATACACGCTAAATGGTACTTGTCTTATAATTtagaggtttaaacctttgatcacaacacaaaaatttgcgtacctggaattttcagtcgacacttcaaCTTTCATCAGCATACTGGCAACCCAAttcagaggtcagcgacctttcggacacttgaccccaaaatcgggtcgtacactctaggtagcttgtatcggccccgtctctgttcagcgatggctggttcactctgatatagatggcctccttcacaccacgctcaaaatatctgggttccttgtccagaatttgaactttgtccaaGTCTATGTGATGGCCGGGAGACTCGATGTGAATATGTTGtcttgttgttttttctttctttccacaCTTGCATTGTGTAATCTCTTCTTAATCCAGCCGAACTTCGGCTGAAGTCGTGGATTTCAGCAGTTTCTTGTATTTCGGCTGGACTTTTGTAAGAAAgattttttaccgggactatgacAAATTTAGTGTTGTGCACCTGGTGAAATCTGCACGGGAGCCCGTATGCAATGCAGGGGCATACCATTAATGATTTGAAATACATGTGCACGTTAAATGATACTTGTCTTgtcgtttcttctttctttccacaCTTGCATTGTGCTCTATTACTCGCATGCTTTCTTCATTTTCGACCAAACTATGCCACAAGCATCACTGCCCTGCCATTTGTACCACAAACTTCTTTTGTTGCCAATAGGTGCTGGATTCAATATACTTCCCCCGTGTCGCCCAGTGCGACGAAGGTGTTGACGCGCTttcaaacccaaacagcatgaccgatgcctgcccctcatttattttTTGCCcacgccccccaaaaaaaaaatgaaaatgtctagttacgccactgcttagCGTACATATCTTTCATGAAATAACTTCGTGGTCAGCAAATATCATTCAGGGTCAAATAATAATTCAGTAAATATTTCAGCAGTTTCTTTcctcttcttagtctagccgatctcggttttctttctttcctcctttctttctttcctcctttctttctttctttccttctttctttcctcctttccttctttcctcctttctttctttctttctttctttctttcttagtctAGCGGATCTCGGCTAGACTCTAGTATTTCAGCAGTTTCTTTcctcttcttagtctagccgatctcggttttctttctttcctcctttctttctttcctcctttctttctttcctcctttctttctttccttctttctttcctcctttccttctttctttctttctttttttctttcttagtCTAGCGGATTTCAGCAGTTTCTTTcctcttcttagtctagccgatcTCGGTTTTTAATTCTAAAGTTGTAAATTAGTCGATCTCGGCTAGACTCTTGTATTTCagcagtttctttcttcttcttagtctagccgatcTCAGCAGTTTCTTTCTTTAATGCGGGccatacacgatcaaaatattgatcaatattggggaccctagatgtaggagtggatacaaaatctaccattgtgcgtgttcaatggtagattttgtatccactcttgtatctagggtctttgatattgatcaataagattgaccatgtatgggccgcattacacaccaatttttttcatacAGGTTTTTTCTTTACTTAGCTTGGGAATTTACACCCACCAacctaggtcctgtttttctatacGTTtcatctttctttatttcttcttcttctggcaacaaacttcaaaatgcttctcatcctacatgttacaccctacaattaggccacaaaaaagaaattgtttgattggcgttacataaaaaaatagggtaggtaggtcgggattttttttttaattttaaagttgagtggcccagtataaaaacggcccacggcacatttttcgtcattgggagaaatcggcactgtaaatgtacgaatgttcaataaaatacataagaaatttgatgcttaaaagattaaattgacaacattcccgagttacattcatgatgtgttatgtttgtatggatgacctttggtgacctttgacatttttcaacagcgccctctatttttcacaaatgtgccatgggccgtttttatactgggccactcaattgCTTTAGataggctttggaactttttttcttcttttgtttttaatttatttgcaaaaaataaaagaaaatgtctagggtcaaggagccccttttctaccacaattcagcccgatcatgggccaaaatagtgtaatgtACCATATTTTTGCGCGCTACTCGCACACATTGTACAGATAGagccatttccatcctgataatgggcaaaaatagtgtttaCGCGCGCaagtaaagccttttttggaagctcgaagacatacagtctctatgtgttgtatgatgcaactgtaatttttgaACAGGTAGGAAAGATAGGAAGCGACTTTATGGTTGCTTTGCTTGTATTGATGGTCCAACTTGTTTTTCAGGAAGTGCCAGCTATCTATATTTCTTTTTAACGCAAACTTTTGCCTTTGGTTAATATTTAAGTTACAGGTCGATaatccgaagggtcattagtaaAAAaacctaaacttcaccctaaccctgATCTTTAACAGCCTTAACCCAAAACATAACCCTAAATCTGAAAATGCATAACCATATAAACATTAtgcaaaccctaaccctaatcttactCCTAACCCGAATTCTAACCTAAAATGtcctaaaccctaactttaaccctatGACCCTGTGGGCTGTTCccaatactagtatataaatcTCTCGCGTTTGACGGTTGGTTGATTAACATGTAAATCTCGCGCGCATAACGGGGTAAATGTTGGTAATATATTTAAAATAGGAGACAtgcaaattgtgttcattaaaatgggacagacttaagggggtactacacccctgacgaattttgtgcctctttttgcatttttctcaaaaattataacgcattgttgccaagtaagatatgtatattataggggcaaggactacaactactgcactggaaattcagcaactcaaggcgtgtagttattgatttattgattaaatattggttttccctcatttttgactgtaactccacaacagttgtctgtgttgaaataaaatgttcagtgcagtagttgtagtccttgcccctataatatatatatatcttacttgtcaccaatgcgctatacttagtgagaaaaatgcaaaaataggcacaaaattggccaggggtgtagtacccccttaacaaaaacACCAAAATGGGCATTTGGCTTCCTAATATCATAAAATGACAGATAGGTTAAAGGTCATTCAGATATAGAAAAATGAAAGtgcttaaggcccggtcacactatgacggacgataagcaacgaaaggtgacgaacgggaaaatcacaaaatgttgacggcaatgcgacggcaaaaagaggaaaaacaagattcgctgacgagtgggaacgaccttcagcgacaacacgacggcaagggacgaaaggctgcggcaggaaacggagacttgcgcccaaaaccggacgttgtctgggcggcgagtgacgatgtctcgacggagcccgacaacaagcaacgagatcggacggctggcagcggatttgcttgcggcaaggaacggcagctgacggtggattgcggcgatgatgacgtgactcagcggccgacatcaaagcctgtgtgtgtgcgggtcgtata includes:
- the LOC140163506 gene encoding uncharacterized protein translates to MKFGLTINIAKTEVQVIGRETAKATISIGNSILEQVESFIYLGGVITEKASSEKDIKRRIGLAMGIMQKLNPIWKSKDISTITKLELYKVLVLSIATYSSEAWTIKKRDEQRLLVFKMACLRQILGVTRRDRIRNTSIRDTLDYQCTVMNKIRAKQLSYYGHVKRMPPSRYPKIVLEGRIPGNDLKEDPNALDGQHQSKLQCSGNPIRSRSRSDGKQQSRVAKHSG